From a region of the Paenibacillus segetis genome:
- a CDS encoding Gfo/Idh/MocA family protein, translating into MKRITAVLLGAGSRGRYIYGPYAEKFPNELKIIAVAEPDDERRKRFADIHQIASEYVYDSWEQAFDQGRIADVMIISTLDQMHYVPAMKAMELGYHVLLEKPMSPSKDECVRLAQASQTYKRLLVVSHVLRYSPFWAGIKKYIEQGELGTVATIQLTENVGFLHMAHSYVRGNWRKSEDTSPMILAKSCHDLDIISWLMGQSCTSVSSYGSLLHFRAENAPEGSTDRCIDGCEVEKECPFSAMKMYIQPPHHPWARYMTNDLSPEGILKAIKESPFGRCVYRCDNNVVDHQVVNMEFTNGANASFIMSGLTQTGGRRVQIMGTQGEILGNMDEGKFTLYRYATGEKLDIHCSIGGDGQGGADGHGGGDERMVGSFLQNVNRFDSNPSYGLTSATASLQSHLMAFAAEHSRLHGGQAVKITDMQQEISV; encoded by the coding sequence TCCAAATGAATTAAAAATTATTGCGGTAGCGGAACCTGACGATGAACGAAGAAAGCGGTTTGCGGATATTCACCAGATTGCTTCGGAGTATGTCTATGACTCGTGGGAGCAAGCATTCGATCAAGGGCGTATTGCGGATGTAATGATTATCAGCACGCTCGACCAGATGCATTATGTACCGGCAATGAAAGCGATGGAGCTAGGTTACCATGTCTTGTTGGAAAAGCCGATGTCACCTTCCAAGGATGAATGCGTCCGTCTTGCGCAAGCTTCGCAAACCTATAAACGTCTGCTCGTTGTCAGCCACGTCTTGCGATATTCCCCTTTTTGGGCGGGGATTAAAAAATATATCGAACAGGGAGAATTGGGGACAGTTGCGACGATCCAATTAACCGAAAACGTTGGTTTTCTACACATGGCACACAGCTACGTGCGTGGTAATTGGCGTAAATCGGAAGATACAAGTCCAATGATTCTGGCGAAGTCATGTCATGACCTGGATATTATATCTTGGCTCATGGGGCAGTCCTGTACAAGTGTAAGCTCATACGGATCGCTGCTTCATTTCAGAGCGGAGAATGCCCCGGAGGGCTCAACCGACCGCTGCATCGATGGCTGCGAGGTGGAGAAGGAATGTCCTTTCTCTGCAATGAAGATGTACATCCAGCCTCCACACCACCCCTGGGCCCGTTATATGACAAATGATTTATCGCCGGAAGGGATTCTGAAGGCGATTAAGGAGAGCCCGTTCGGGCGTTGTGTTTATCGGTGCGATAACAATGTTGTCGATCATCAAGTCGTCAATATGGAATTTACCAACGGAGCGAACGCATCGTTTATCATGTCGGGACTAACGCAAACCGGTGGCCGCAGGGTGCAGATTATGGGCACGCAAGGTGAGATATTAGGGAATATGGATGAAGGAAAGTTCACGCTATACCGATATGCAACAGGGGAGAAACTTGATATTCATTGCTCTATTGGTGGAGATGGTCAAGGAGGTGCTGATGGTCATGGAGGTGGTGATGAGCGAATGGTGGGTTCGTTTCTGCAGAACGTCAATCGATTCGACAGTAATCCGTCGTACGGTTTGACTTCTGCGACCGCTTCTCTCCAGAGTCATCTGATGGCGTTTGCAGCGGAACATTCCAGATTGCACGGCGGTCAAGCAGTAAAAATTACGGATATGCAGCAAGAAATCTCAGTTTAA